In bacterium, a single genomic region encodes these proteins:
- a CDS encoding tetratricopeptide repeat protein yields MAVYSVYAAAPAEADSLKRTADMYFARHDYTRAAGIYRSLFAADSTDATVATLLASCLLRDSRYGEAVPLYEKALRLNPELKLCQLGLVDCNYKLGRIEEASRWASRVRSELEGRKLADWDSLVEQMFPLIRKPEKK; encoded by the coding sequence ATGGCGGTTTATTCCGTTTACGCCGCCGCGCCGGCAGAGGCTGACAGCCTCAAGCGCACGGCTGATATGTATTTTGCCCGCCACGACTACACCCGTGCCGCCGGAATTTACCGCAGCCTGTTCGCGGCCGACAGCACGGATGCCACCGTGGCCACCCTGCTTGCCAGTTGCCTGCTGCGCGACAGCCGCTACGGCGAGGCCGTGCCACTGTACGAGAAGGCGCTGAGACTGAACCCGGAACTCAAGCTCTGCCAGCTCGGCCTGGTCGACTGCAACTACAAGCTCGGACGGATCGAGGAAGCCTCCCGCTGGGCATCGCGGGTCAGAAGTGAATTAGAGGGCCGGAAGCTTGCCGACTGGGACAGCCTTGTCGAGCAGATGTTTCCGTTAATCCGCAAGCCGGAGAAAAAATAA
- the lgt gene encoding prolipoprotein diacylglyceryl transferase, producing MHPVLVALGPLEIKSYGLMLAIAFISGYLVAVRRARTRGIDQNAVLDLSFYILLAAIAGSRAFYVLTHLAEFSVRPLAVFYIWEGGLSMMGGVLLALAVSWFFLKLRGIGFYDMADLLAPSIALGVGITRIGCFLYGCCYGLPTEACLGVHFPLDSAAGSHYHQAIHPTQLYESAYGFVFFGILMLVDRLRPPRAVLFGLFLLLYSAARFTVDFFRYYEPDQYVLHQPVALTNNQLILAALFVYGAWLVLSRLARRGNSSGGA from the coding sequence TTGCACCCCGTACTGGTTGCGCTGGGACCGCTGGAGATCAAGTCTTACGGGCTGATGCTCGCCATCGCTTTTATCAGCGGCTACCTGGTGGCGGTGCGCCGGGCGCGCACGCGCGGCATCGACCAGAACGCCGTGCTCGACCTGTCGTTCTACATCCTGCTGGCGGCCATCGCCGGCTCGCGCGCGTTCTACGTGCTGACCCATCTGGCCGAGTTCTCAGTCCGGCCTCTGGCCGTGTTCTACATCTGGGAGGGCGGGCTGTCGATGATGGGAGGGGTGCTGCTGGCCCTGGCGGTGAGCTGGTTCTTCCTTAAGCTGCGCGGGATCGGGTTCTACGACATGGCCGACCTTCTGGCCCCCTCCATCGCGCTGGGGGTGGGGATAACCCGGATCGGCTGTTTCCTGTACGGTTGCTGTTACGGCCTGCCCACCGAGGCCTGCCTGGGGGTGCATTTCCCTCTCGATTCGGCGGCGGGCAGCCATTATCACCAGGCGATCCACCCGACGCAGCTCTACGAGAGCGCCTACGGGTTCGTGTTCTTTGGCATCCTGATGCTGGTTGACCGGTTGCGCCCGCCGCGGGCCGTGCTGTTCGGCCTGTTCCTGCTGCTCTATTCGGCGGCGCGTTTCACGGTGGATTTTTTCCGTTACTACGAGCCGGACCAGTATGTGCTGCACCAGCCTGTCGCGCTGACCAACAACCAGCTCATCCTCGCGGCGCTGTTCGTGTACGGGGCCTGGCTGGTGCTGAGCCGTCTGGCGCGTCGGGGGAACTCCTCGGGGGGCGCCTGA
- a CDS encoding double zinc ribbon domain-containing protein, whose protein sequence is MRGRGSGLLDGLLSLLYPPACTACGADLKERLGWAVLCPECAATLVPLESDSCPRCASPLREGQPCAFCARLEPGMDLLRSAYWFAGPAPELVHAFKYRRRVSLASGLAELTLSHPGCIEVLERADLLAPVPLHLWRRLRRGYNQSERYAAALAALSDKRVESRLLRRVRRTRSQTRLDPQQRKLNVEGAFKVRDRTLVEGRSVCIIDDVMTTGATAGACAAALKDAGAEWVAALTFARA, encoded by the coding sequence GTGCGTGGCCGCGGTTCCGGGCTGTTGGATGGCCTGCTGAGCCTTCTGTACCCGCCGGCCTGCACGGCCTGCGGCGCGGACCTGAAAGAACGCCTTGGCTGGGCGGTGCTCTGCCCGGAGTGCGCGGCGACCCTGGTGCCGCTGGAGTCCGACAGTTGCCCGCGCTGCGCCAGCCCGTTGCGCGAGGGCCAGCCCTGCGCGTTCTGCGCCAGGCTGGAGCCGGGGATGGACCTCCTGCGCTCGGCCTACTGGTTCGCCGGGCCGGCGCCGGAGTTGGTGCACGCGTTCAAGTACCGCAGACGGGTCAGTCTGGCCTCAGGCCTGGCCGAGCTGACACTGTCGCACCCCGGCTGCATCGAGGTGCTGGAGCGGGCCGACCTGCTCGCCCCGGTGCCGCTGCACTTGTGGCGGAGGCTGCGGCGGGGGTACAATCAGAGTGAGCGTTATGCCGCCGCGTTGGCGGCTTTGAGTGACAAAAGGGTGGAAAGCCGTCTGCTGCGGCGTGTGCGCCGCACCCGCTCGCAGACCCGGCTCGACCCGCAGCAGCGCAAGTTGAACGTGGAAGGAGCTTTCAAGGTCAGGGACCGTACGCTGGTCGAGGGCCGTTCTGTCTGTATCATCGATGACGTGATGACGACGGGGGCCACAGCCGGTGCATGCGCGGCGGCCTTGAAAGACGCGGGGGCCGAGTGGGTGGCGGCCCTGACATTCGCCCGCGCATGA